One Helianthus annuus cultivar XRQ/B chromosome 12, HanXRQr2.0-SUNRISE, whole genome shotgun sequence genomic region harbors:
- the LOC110895020 gene encoding probable galacturonosyltransferase-like 9 yields MKMMGGNRFPNGDVIAVILFLSLPLLGYGIRSFPTNNGFTEAPEYRNGVECSNTTIHVAMTLDSEYLRGSIAALHSLLRHASCPQNLFFHLITAEFDPSTPRGLTRILHKTFPSLTFKLYIFREDSVINLISSSIRVALENPLNYARNYLGEILDPGVERVIYLDSDVVLVDDIEKLWSITLHNNRVIGAPEYCHANFTKYFTQSFWSDPVLSRVFSSKTPCYFNTGVMVMDMVKWRGGKYRRRIENWMELQRKKRIYELGSLPPFLLVFAGNIEPIDHRWNQHGLGGDNVKGSCRGLHAGPVSLLHWSGKGKPWVRLDEGRPCPLDYLWQPYDLHRRNLPLDS; encoded by the coding sequence atgaagatgatgggtGGCAACCGGTTTCCAAACGGAGATGTTATCGCCGTCATCCTATTCCTCTCTCTACCGTTGCTGGGCTACGGAATCCGTTCTTTCCCGACGAACAACGGCTTCACGGAGGCACCGGAGTACCGTAACGGCGTCGAATGCTCCAACACAACCATCCACGTGGCAATGACACTCGACTCCGAATACCTTCGAGGCTCAATCGCCGCCCTCCACTCCCTTCTCCGCCACGCTTCCTGCCCTCAAAACCTCTTCTTCCACCTCATCACCGCCGAGTTCGACCCATCCACCCCCCGCGGGTTGACCCGGATCCTCCACAAAACATTCCCTTCTCTCACCTTCAAACTCTACATTTTCAGAGAAGACTCTGTCATCAATCTCATTTCATCGTCAATCCGGGTCGCTCTCGAGAACCCGCTTAACTACGCCCGAAACTACCTGGGCGAAATACTCGACCCGGGTGTAGAACGAGTCATATACCTCGACTCCGACGTCGTTTTGGTGGATGACATAGAGAAGCTTTGGAGCATCACTTTACACAACAACCGAGTGATCGGAGCTCCGGAATACTGCCACGCAAACTTCACGAAATACTTCACACAGAGCTTTTGGTCCGACCCGGTATTATCTCGGGTATTCTCATCGAAAACCCCGTGCTATTTCAACACCGGTGTGATGGTAATGGATATGGTGAAATGGAGAGGCGGAAAGTACCGGCGGAGGATTGAGAACTGGATGGAACTGCAGAGGAAAAAGAGGATTTACGAGCTGGGTTCGTTGCCGCCGTTTCTGCTGGTGTTCGCCGGAAACATTGAGCCGATTGACCACCGGTGGAACCAACATGGGCTTGGGGGAGATAACGTGAAAGGAAGCTGCCGGGGGCTGCATGCGGGTCCGGTGAGCTTGTTGCATTGGAGTGGTAAAGGGAAACCTTGGGTCAGACTGGATGAAGGGAGACCTTGTCCTTTGGATTATCTATGGCAGCCGTACGATCTTCATCGCCGTAATCTTCCCTTGGATTCCTAA